The following coding sequences are from one Aethina tumida isolate Nest 87 chromosome 2, icAetTumi1.1, whole genome shotgun sequence window:
- the LOC109603209 gene encoding uncharacterized protein LOC109603209 translates to MGNCFNSCIPKSDASKTLRSLNILSGQNSGVEFTFLVEDNNSTCGDKTRSFLSRFFKKRKDHKKKPVLELVDGLLNPQLTSYSRLNESQRLPSTGSCTSRDIQLQCLDARALMSRTAASTPASSLDLEWEHETLPISMIHDPSGSSWTALPEDLSQCASASSPQHTAAVHNNSDSDWSRVSSANSLEWDNVPNSIQASPPPSEVDTDTQFLLSEIERLTNQTLLETGQDLFS, encoded by the exons ATGGGTAACTGCTTCAACAGTTGTATACCCAAATCTGATGCTTCTAAGACGCTCAGGAGTCTCAACATACTGTCGGGCCAGAACAGTGGGGTTGAGTTCACCTTCCTTGTGGAAGAT AACAATTCCACTTGTGGGGACAAGACgag GAGCTTTTTGTCtagattttttaagaaaaggaAAGATCACAAAAag AAACCCGTTTTAGAGTTAGTTGACGGCTTGTTAAATCCCCAACTAACTTCCTACAGCAGATTAAATGAATCACAACGCCTTCCCTCAACCGG GTCATGTACCAGTCGGGACATACAACTGCAATGTTTGGACGCTCGTGCTCTTATGTCCAGGACCGCAGCTTCAACACCAGCAAGCTCCTTGGATCTGGAATGGGAACATGAAACTTTACCCATTTCTATGATACACGACCCATCTGGAAGCTCCTG GACTGCGTTGCCGGAGGACCTGTCGCAGTGCGCAAGCGCCTCCAGCCCGCAGCACACCGCCGCGGTCCACAACAACAGCGACTCCGACTGGTCGAGGGTGTCGTCGGCCAACTCCCTCGAATGGGACAACGTCCCGAATTCGATACAGGCCAGTCCGCCGCCCTCCGAGGTCGACACCGACACGCAGTTCCTGCTCAGCGAGATCGAACGACTGACCAATCAGACGCTGCTCGAGACCGGACAGGACCTGTTCAGCTGA
- the LOC109603195 gene encoding EEF1A lysine methyltransferase 1 isoform X2 yields the protein MSNSDDDIPALSAETFMALQEFYKEQEIKESKLKLAVASNDIKEIHIEEDWQLSQFWYDQETVDFLANLAVKSVGPTGKIALVSCPSLYKKTKELSGPEQEVILFEYDKRFAVYGSDFHYFDYNYPLEVGENMGKHFDLVVVDPPFLAEECLNKNYVAMKYLSKDKIILCTGAKMSKLAESMGLVKTEFVPKHKNNLGNEFCCYSNYDFSTINTQSYKGIIYFLG from the exons ATGTCCAACTCAGACGACGATATACCAGCCCTTTCGGCCGAGACATTCATGGCCCTGCAAGAGTTTTACAAGGAGCAGGAGATTAAGGAGAGCAAGCTAAAACTGGCGGTAGCCTCCAATGACATTAAAGAAATACACATAGAAGAAGACTgg CAACTCAGCCAATTTTGGTATGATCAAGAAACAGTGGACTTCTTAGCAAATCTAGCAGTTAAATCAGTGGGGCCCACAGGGAAGATTGCACTTGTGTCTTGCCCTTCATTGTACAAAAAAACCAAAGAACTAAGTGGACCAGAACAAGAAG TTATCTTGTTTGAGTATGACAAAAGATTTGCTGTATATGGAAGTGATTTTCACTACTTCGACTACAACTATCCTTTGGAAGTTGGCGAAAACATGGGTAAACACTTTGATTTGGTGGTGGTGGATCCCCCATTTTTAGCTGAGGAGTGTCTGAATAAAAACTATGTGGCTATGAAATATCTTTCCAAAGACAAAATCATTCTTTGTACAG GGGCCAAAATGTCTAAGTTGGCTGAAAGCATGGGCTTGGTTAAAACTGAATTTGTACCAaaacacaaaaacaatttaggaaatgaattttgttgttattctaattatgatttttcaacaataaacaCTCAAAGTTACAagggtattatttattttctaggGTGA
- the LOC109603195 gene encoding EEF1A lysine methyltransferase 1 isoform X1 encodes MPIIKGKNFPLKYKTRTKKWVNTSKHKIMSNSDDDIPALSAETFMALQEFYKEQEIKESKLKLAVASNDIKEIHIEEDWQLSQFWYDQETVDFLANLAVKSVGPTGKIALVSCPSLYKKTKELSGPEQEVILFEYDKRFAVYGSDFHYFDYNYPLEVGENMGKHFDLVVVDPPFLAEECLNKNYVAMKYLSKDKIILCTGAKMSKLAESMGLVKTEFVPKHKNNLGNEFCCYSNYDFSTINTQSYKGIIYFLG; translated from the exons ATGCCTATAATCAAAGGTAAAAACTTTCCACTGAAATATAag acCAGAACTAAAAAGTGGGTGAACACCTCAAAACACAAAATCATGTCCAACTCAGACGACGATATACCAGCCCTTTCGGCCGAGACATTCATGGCCCTGCAAGAGTTTTACAAGGAGCAGGAGATTAAGGAGAGCAAGCTAAAACTGGCGGTAGCCTCCAATGACATTAAAGAAATACACATAGAAGAAGACTgg CAACTCAGCCAATTTTGGTATGATCAAGAAACAGTGGACTTCTTAGCAAATCTAGCAGTTAAATCAGTGGGGCCCACAGGGAAGATTGCACTTGTGTCTTGCCCTTCATTGTACAAAAAAACCAAAGAACTAAGTGGACCAGAACAAGAAG TTATCTTGTTTGAGTATGACAAAAGATTTGCTGTATATGGAAGTGATTTTCACTACTTCGACTACAACTATCCTTTGGAAGTTGGCGAAAACATGGGTAAACACTTTGATTTGGTGGTGGTGGATCCCCCATTTTTAGCTGAGGAGTGTCTGAATAAAAACTATGTGGCTATGAAATATCTTTCCAAAGACAAAATCATTCTTTGTACAG GGGCCAAAATGTCTAAGTTGGCTGAAAGCATGGGCTTGGTTAAAACTGAATTTGTACCAaaacacaaaaacaatttaggaaatgaattttgttgttattctaattatgatttttcaacaataaacaCTCAAAGTTACAagggtattatttattttctaggGTGA
- the LOC109603203 gene encoding 28S ribosomal protein S31, mitochondrial: protein MNKLHLFVRNTSLTRTFLSPSTCVKQSIANKSSDDDKDEKDSNKKGAVHKLNDLLKKIVEDDIPAQSKLKLAKPGNKRQKQAKRKDESVKKEPVEKQVVQAVKDVAQTIGGNAKINETELLSKLLSPVSDKSVTMNLSDIVKDMKIDRETKTETHQSRAEQVKRILQRFKASDSNIPRENKRPPRRPTTKQQPEEYTEKIDLFGSEPLGIFTNKSNFKDGVENKTWNNLYQRELRLAVTHPPANYFQQMILWTEQGKIWKFPIDNQYGMDEEEKVYFAEHVFLEKHLEPWCPRKGPIRHFMELVCVGLSKNPYISVEAKKEHIEWFKNYFEEKKKLLQEVGAIPTTSAPKQKSLE from the exons ATGAATAAACTACACTTATTTGttag aaacacttCACTAACGCGAACATTTTTGAGCCCCTCAACATGTGTAAAACAATCAATAGCGAACAAATCGTCAGATGATGATAAAGATGAGAAAGACTCCAATAAGAAAGGAGCTGTACATAAGttgaatgatttattaaagaaaatagttGAG GATGACATACCAGCTCAATCTAAACTAAAATTGGCTAAACCTGGCAATAAAAGACAGAAACAGGCCAAAAGGAAAGATGAAAGTGTCAAGAAGGAACCTGTTG aaaaacaggTTGTCCAAGCTGTTAAAGATGTAGCCCAAACAATTGGAGGAAATgccaaaataaatgaaacagaGTTACTATCTAAATTGTTGAGTCCTGTTTCTGATAAATCTGTTACCATGAACTTAAG TGACATTGTAAAAGACATGAAAATAGACAGAGAAACAAAAACTGAAACTCACCAATCAAGAGCTGAACAAGTGAAGAGGATATTGCAAAGGTTCAAAGCCTCAGACAGCAATATACCAAGAGAAAACAAAAGGCCACCTAGAAGACCCACCACAAAACAACAACCTGAGGAATACACTGAAAAGATTGACTTGTTTGGAAGCGAACCTCTGGGAATTTTCACCAATAAATCAAACTTCAAGGATGGAGTTGAAAACAAGACTTGGAATAACTTGTATCAGAGGGAGCTGAGGTTGGCTGTTACACATCCACCCGCTAATTACTTCCAGCAGATGATTCTGTGGACAGAACAAGGGAAAATTTGGAAGTTCCCAATAGATAATCAATATG GAATGGATGAGGAGGAAAAGGTGTACTTTGCTGAACATGTATTTTTGGAGAAGCATTTGGAGCCATGGTGTCCCAGAAAAGGTCCAATAAGGCATTTTATGGAATTGGTTTGTGTTGGTTTGTCTAAAAATCCTTACATTAGTGTTGAAGCAAAAAAGGAACATATAGAATGGTTCAAAAATTACTTTGAGGAAAAGAAGAAATTGTTGCAAGAAGTAGGAGCCATACCAACTACATCTGCACCTAAGCAAAAGAGTCTTGAAtag
- the LOC109603206 gene encoding lipase maturation factor 2-like: MISLRYTRNLFLRCFCVVYLFAFISFYIQIPGLYGDNGVLPASSLLENSKHKTLSAKVHYQPTLLWLAPYLGLNINYALDVLALLGSFLAFSGFVSQKFCTIPLFAALWSLYFSLYQIGQTFVANHYDDLLLEAGFLALLVAPMLPGKRKGSKGSPCDLISFWLVKWLLFRFLLSSGLSKLLSGCPKWWSLTAFDYWFQSLPLPSPLSWYVHYLPSWILKLVGVFANVSEIGLPFLFFLPIRSVRITGFVFQIFLQMCIVLTGNFNFVNLLIVTLLFSLLDDLFFFGRRKSLSKLNILGKIANVIVHGAVIYGVILLYNLKVNGTTIDSNIAFTKTQFDQVVSRGLTYTTYFGIASLGLTVIQAFGQILFDSQASGSKVLNSLTAVLYGGLATLLFFSSTVPLASLHSSSNSTVHPQVRTIYNRLHKLHAVNQYGLFTKMTGVDGRQEIILEGSDNIDGPWKELNFLYKPGNVNHSLPFVAPYSPRLDWQMHWAAFNTYEKEPWVLSLTHRILLGQPEVLSLLDRNHSPFVKNPPKYIRAALYKYKYTPWNQRSQSAWWTRVKVGEYFPPYSSSSNALIDYLRARNLLPAKSKQTVNPLWKQLLDSVRYVTSHLEATLLLWSVFTAGCALITTSGKK; the protein is encoded by the exons ATGATCTCGCTGAGGTACACGCGGAATTTGTTTCTCAGGTGTTTCTGTGTGGTTTACCTGTTCGCGTTCATATCCTTCTACATACAAATACCAG GATTATATGGGGACAATGGAGTTTTACCGGCGAGTTCCCTGTTGGAAAACAGCAAACACAAGACCCTGTCTGCCAAGGTTCACTACCAACCAACTCTGTTGTGGCTAGCACCGTACCTGGGGCTCAACATCAACTATGCCCTTGATGTTCTGGCACTTTTGGGCAGCTTTTTGGCCTTCTCTGG atttgTGTCGCAAAAGTTTTGTACCATCCCACTATTTGCTGCCTTATGGTCATTGTATTTTTCGCTGTACCAAATTGGCCAAACTTTCGTCGCAAATCACta TGACGATTTGTTACTTGAGGCGGGCTTCTTGGCTCTCCTGGTGGCGCCCATGCTGCCAGGAAAGCGTAAGGGCTCCAAAGGGTCGCCCTGCGACTTGATCAGCTTCTGGCTCGTGAAGTGGTTGTTGTTCAGATTCCTGTTAAGCAGCGGTCTTTCCAAACTATTGAGTGGCTGCCCTAAATGGTGGAGCTTAACTG CCTTTGACTATTGGTTCCAATCGCTTCCGTTGCCCAGCCCACTTTCTTGGTACGTCCATTATCTGCCCTCTTGGATTTTGAAGTTGGTTGGTGTATTTGCTAATGTGAGCGAAATTGGATTGCCCTTCTTGTTCTTCTTGCCTATCAGAAGTGTCAGAATTACTGGGTTCGTGTTCcaa ATATTCTTGCAAATGTGCATCGTTTTGACCGGAAACTTCAACTTTGTCAACCTCCTTATTGTAACCCTCCTCTTCTCCCTATTGGATGACCTGTTCTTCTTTGGAAGAAGGAAGTCCCTGAGCAAGTTGAACATTTTGGGCAAAATCGCCAACGTAATCGTACATGGTGCCGTAATTTACGGAGTCATACTCTTGTACAACTTGAAAGTTAACGGAACAACGATCGATTCGAATATTG CATTCACCAAAACTCAGTTTGACCAAGTGGTAAGCAGGGGATTAACGTACACAACATACTTCGGAATAGCTTCTCTCGGCCTTACTGTCATTCAAGCTTTTGGCCAGATCTTGTTTGATTCCCAAGCTAGCGGCAGCAAAGTATTGAACTCATTGACCGCCGTCTTGTACGGAGGTCTTGCCACCTTGTTGTTCTTCTCAAGCACT GTACCACTGGCGTCTCTTCACTCATCCTCCAACTCAACAGTCCACCCTCAAGTGCGTACGATTTACAACAGACTTCATAAGTTGCACGCCGTTAACCAGTACGGGTTGTTCACCAAAATGACTGGAGTGGATGGTCGTCAGGAAATTATTTTGGAAGGATCTGACAACATTGATGGCCCTTGGAAGGAATTGAACTTCCTCTACAAACCTGGAAACGTTAATCATTCTTTACCTTTTGTTg cgCCTTATTCCCCCCGTTTGGACTGGCAGATGCATTGGGCGGCCTTCAACACCTACGAAAAAGAACCGTGGGTGCTGTCGTTGACCCACCGCATCCTCCTGGGCCAGCCTGAAGTCCTGTCCCTTCTAGACAGAAACCACTCGCCCTTCGTTAAAAACCCGCCGAAATACATCAGAGCTGCCCTTTACAAGTACAAATACACCCCTTGGAACCAAAG ATCTCAGTCCGCCTGGTGGACAAGAGTGAAAGTAGGGGAGTACTTCCCGCCGTACAGCTCATCGTCGAACGCTCTCATCGATTACTTGAGAGCCAGGAATCTCCTGCCTGCCAAATCTAAACAGACTGTCAACCCGCTGTGGAAACAACTGTTGGACAGCGTCAGATACGTGACCAGCCACTTGGAGGCCACGCTGTTGCTGTGGTCCGTCTTCACGGCCGGATGCGCCCTGATCACCACCTCgggaaagaaataa
- the LOC109603201 gene encoding uncharacterized protein LOC109603201, producing the protein MDDEEELRTLNDFINKNKDDQDYSDVEFEDSDEEDEEEAQSFSLIDGSDDDDLGLTEFETLNENNYSVPPDASLTAEEKQIIDNCTNPEVRDALIINRQKNIQLLFYYKKIENLILELRKTISERRDKLELLKRMPQQSYNGIMKIVAPYFKDHDSFPCKPSSDFFQKRNNNELLSYEICSSSQWIYSNRKKQKLMKAVKTEYARNLKNELNAKIHSLKMKLHEASPSEKKSITKELDVAKNELQVVQNKNEVCPPYKSDKYIDWDRISENIFNGRHSGTDCKYLWHCYLHPDILTDKLSREDSDTLIELVGKYNMQNWDKIAEEMGGQRNGKILTGYWLCCQFMYQLHKFKKNKFTPEEDKKLLKLVDQYKIGDTIQWSNIAHYFSDRNRNSLFHRYTYFLSKQSLKKERFSQEEDVLLLILVDRFGRSFTKCSQYFPYRSCSQLKARFNANLQGSIKKGSFTKEEDVIIMNFVKQHGTKNWSGLSKQLNRARGQIRQRYSILNKYFKNNPNGSIDDVVRRNHKVWANIDSFSFLRHVADTFKGQDIPSLEEIKEVINGFNTEGTKPKADTKKSIDNDLINYFSNYYKSTVSKKNVYSTGLTNLIENIDYTLNILEAKLNIPESLDQYDELDEIDKAVLTNLRPKYTTNNGQCKSFSKKPINEYFIISLIPPNVNTIIGMRSLLIKYESYKNNSSREKIFNSLHSPVIYTKESERISNELSLMTPENKRIMVNSWNTFYKRFLTIFKWSAVLSLESPSQNLRESCNTFRQKIQAVQVYKRKRPPAKNSKANKVQVVEPPGTSQSNYEAVSADVECDDESAASCKEVEGTTEQWDDLSQPSCSYHYEDNSDQ; encoded by the exons ATGGATGACGAGGAAGAGTTAAGGACATTAAATgacttcattaataaaaataaagacgaTCAA gatTACTCAGACGTAGAATTCGAAGACAGCGATGAAGAAGATGAAGAAGag gccCAAAGTTTCTCCCTAATTGATGGTTCGGATGATGATGACTTGGGGCTAACAGAATTTGAGACCTTAAACGAAAATAACTATTCAGTACCACCAGATGCGTCTTTAACTGCtgaagaaaaacaaataatagacAATTGTACTAACCCTGAAGTTAGAGATGCACTTATTATTAATCGCCAGAAGAACATTCAGTTActattttactacaaaaagattgaaaatttaatactagaATTACGAAAAACTATAAGTGAAAGAAGGGACAAActggaattattaaaacgcaTGCCACAACAATCATATAATGGGATAATGAAAATAGTTGCTCCATATTTCAAAGACCACGACTCTTTCCCATGCAAGCCAAGTAGTgacttctttcaaaaaaggAACAACAATGAACTGTTATCTTATGAGATTTGCTCATCTTCACAGTGGATCTACTCAAACAGgaaaaaacagaaattaatGAAGGCTGTGAAAACAGAATATGCCAGGAATTTGAAAAACGAATTGAATGCTAAGatacattcattaaaaatgaagcTGCATGAGGCATCACCAagtgaaaaaaaatctataacaaAAGAACTGGATGTGGCCAAAAATGAGCTAcaagttgttcaaaataaaaatgaagtgTGTCCTCCTTATAAATCTGATAAGTACATTGACTGGGACagaatttctgaaaatatttttaatg gcaGACATAGTGGAActgattgtaaatatttatggcaTTGTTATTTACATCCCGACATCCTCACTGATAAATTATCCAGGGAAGATAGTGACACACTCATTGAGCTAGTGGGTAAATACAATATGCAGAACTGGGATAAAATTGCTGAGGAAATGGGTGGCCAACGAAATGGCAAAATTTTAACAg GGTATTGGCTGTGTTGCCAGTTTATGTACCAACTacacaaatttaagaaaaacaaattcacACCTGAGGAGGATAAAAAGCTTTTGAAGCTAGTTGATCAGTACAAAATAGGGGACACAATACAATGGAGTAATATAGCTCATTATTTCTCAGACCGAAACAGAAACTCCCTGTTTCACAGGTACACATATTTCCTGTCCAAGCAAAGCCTTAAAAAGGAACGGTTCTCTCAGGAGGAAGATGTGCTGCTGTTGATTCTAGTCGACCGGTTTGGCAGGTCGTTCACGAAGTGCTCTCAGTACTTTCCCTACAGATCCTGTAGCCAATTGAAGGCGCGATTTAACGCCAACCTGCAAGGCAGCATCAAGAAGGGCAGTTTCACCAAGGAGGAGGatgtaattattatgaattttgtgAAGCAACATGGTACGAAAAATTGGTCTGGTCTTTCAAAGCAACTAAACAGGGCCAGAGGGCAAATCAGGCAGCGTTATTCCatactgaataaatattttaagaacaaCCCCAATGGCTCAATTGATGATGTTGTTAGAAGAAATCATAAAGTGTGGGCTAATATTGACAGTTTTAGCTTTTTAAG aCATGTAGCTGACACCTTCAAAGGCCAAGACATACCATCTTtggaagaaataaaagaagtaATTAATGGATTTAATACTGAAGGGACTAAGCCTAAGGCTGATACCAAAAAAAGTATTGACAATGACTTGATAAATTACTTcagcaattattataaatcaactgtttccaaaaaaaatgtgtattctACTGGTTTGACCAatcttattgaaaatattgactaTACACTAAATATTCTTGAGGCTAAACTAAACATTCCCGAATCTTTGGATCAATACGATGAGTTAGACGAAATAGATAAGGCCGTTTTAACAAACCTACGCCCTAAATATACAACTAATAATGGTCAATGTAAATCGTTTTCTAAAAAGCCTATAAATGAGTACTTTATAATATCTTTGATACCGCCGAATGTTAACACCATAATAGGCATGAGGAGCTTACTGATTAAATACGAAAGTTACAAGAATAACTCCAGTAgggaaaaaatattcaactccCTGCATTCTCCCGTTATTTATACGAAGGAGTCTGAGCGAATCTCCAATGAGTTATCACTAATGACTCCTGAAAATAAAAGGATTATGGTCAATAGCTGGAACACGTTTTACAAAAGATTCCTGACCATTTTTAAATGGTCTGCGGTGTTATCACTCGAGTCACCCTCGCAAAACTTACGTGAGTCGTGCAACACCTTTAGGCAAAAAATTCAGGCAGTCCAAGTGTATAAAAGGAAACGTCCACCTGCCAAAAATTCAAAGGCAAATAAGGTTCAAGTTGTGGAGCCTCCAGGCACGTCACAAAGTAATTATGAAGCAGTTAGTGCTGATGTTGAATGTGATGATGAATCGGCTGCTTCATGTAAAGAAGTTGAAGGAACAACTGAACAATGGGATGACTTAAGTCAACCCAGTTGTTCTTACCATTATGAAGATAATTCTgaccaataa